One Elusimicrobiota bacterium genomic region harbors:
- a CDS encoding NADH-quinone oxidoreductase subunit D — MIKKLHTEEMFLNVGPQHPSTHGVLRLVVTLDGEVLTDVKAHIGYLHRGIEKLAESRTYLQCIVLMDRLDYVSSMTNDMVFCLAVEKLMSIQVPEKAEYMRVIMLELQRMASHLIFFGIYGADIGAISPFFYAFREREMIIDLFESVCGSRLTYNYIRIGGVAKDLPEGWIDSCWKFINWIKPRFKEYNDLLTNNVIFLDRTKNVGTVSKEDLIDFGVSGPMLRASGVKYDIRKDDTYSIYKKFEFDIPTGTNGDCWDRYYVRMMEMEESVRIIEQALKSIPQYGDYTTKTPKTIRPGETYVHVESPKGDLGIFLVSDGTERPYRLKVRTPSFSNLQILKKLLVGRKIADMVAILGSIDIVLGEIDR, encoded by the coding sequence ATGATTAAAAAGCTGCATACAGAAGAAATGTTTTTGAATGTCGGTCCTCAGCATCCATCCACACATGGCGTGTTGAGACTTGTTGTTACGCTTGACGGTGAAGTTTTAACTGATGTTAAAGCACATATTGGTTATTTACATCGCGGTATAGAAAAACTTGCTGAATCAAGGACATATCTTCAATGTATTGTTTTGATGGATAGATTGGACTATGTATCTTCGATGACTAATGATATGGTATTCTGTTTAGCAGTTGAAAAACTTATGAGTATTCAGGTTCCGGAAAAAGCAGAATATATGCGGGTTATAATGTTAGAATTACAGAGAATGGCATCTCATTTGATTTTTTTTGGTATCTATGGGGCAGACATAGGTGCAATTTCACCGTTTTTCTATGCCTTTCGTGAACGCGAAATGATAATTGATTTATTTGAATCTGTATGTGGTAGCCGACTTACATATAATTATATACGGATAGGCGGGGTAGCAAAAGATTTACCCGAAGGATGGATTGATAGTTGCTGGAAATTCATAAATTGGATTAAACCAAGATTCAAAGAATACAATGATTTATTGACTAATAATGTTATATTTCTTGACAGGACAAAAAACGTAGGTACAGTTTCAAAAGAAGATCTTATTGATTTTGGTGTGAGTGGTCCTATGCTGCGCGCATCAGGCGTAAAGTACGATATAAGAAAAGATGATACTTATTCTATTTATAAAAAATTTGAGTTTGATATACCGACCGGTACGAATGGCGATTGCTGGGACAGATATTATGTGCGTATGATGGAAATGGAGGAATCGGTTCGTATAATTGAACAGGCATTAAAGAGCATACCCCAGTACGGCGATTATACTACAAAAACTCCTAAAACCATACGTCCGGGAGAAACATATGTACACGTAGAATCTCCAAAAGGCGATTTAGGGATTTTTTTAGTCAGTGACGGAACAGAAAGACCTTATAGATTGAAAGTGCGAACACCTTCATTTTCTAATTTGCAGATATTAAAGAAGTTATTAGTAGGACGGAAAATAGCAGATATGGTTGCTATTTTAGGCTCAATTGATATTGTATTGGGTGAGATAGACCGATAG
- a CDS encoding NADH-quinone oxidoreductase subunit C: MNKSELLNLIKVRFKYVKEFQRQDNVYQDDILHIDIPKEKILEICKYFKEDKSILFDYLSFITAVDYKEYFELVFYLFSFTYGHKIVIKVKVERDKPEVDSIIPIIAGANWFEREIYDLFGIKFNGHPDLTRILLPEDWEGYPLRKDYIHIQDKYD; the protein is encoded by the coding sequence ATGAATAAATCAGAATTATTAAATTTAATAAAAGTCAGGTTTAAATATGTAAAAGAATTTCAAAGACAAGATAATGTATATCAGGATGATATATTACACATTGATATTCCTAAAGAAAAAATATTAGAAATATGTAAATATTTTAAAGAAGATAAATCTATTTTATTTGATTATCTGTCTTTCATTACGGCAGTAGATTATAAAGAATATTTTGAACTTGTATTTTATCTTTTTTCATTCACATACGGGCATAAAATTGTGATTAAGGTTAAAGTTGAAAGAGATAAGCCTGAAGTTGATTCAATTATTCCTATTATTGCCGGTGCAAATTGGTTTGAACGTGAAATATACGATTTATTTGGCATAAAATTTAATGGACACCCTGATTTAACCAGGATTTTATTACCGGAAGATTGGGAAGGATATCCGTTGCGTAAAGATTATATTCACATTCAGGATAAATATGATTAA
- a CDS encoding NADH-quinone oxidoreductase subunit B produces the protein MVNSIILDKIPVISRKLPFGGKILLTSTEFIINWSRMSSVWPLTFGLACCAIEMMSSYASRFDFDRFGVFMRPTPRQADCMIVAGTVVKKMAPAIIRLYRQMPEPKFVISMGSCANTGGPFYNSYSVVKGVDKIIPVDIYVPGCPVRPEALMHAVIKLQEKIKKMHL, from the coding sequence ATGGTAAATAGTATAATTCTTGATAAAATTCCCGTAATATCGCGTAAGTTACCGTTTGGCGGGAAAATTTTACTTACTTCAACAGAATTTATTATTAACTGGTCAAGAATGTCATCTGTTTGGCCGCTTACTTTTGGATTAGCATGCTGTGCTATAGAAATGATGTCTTCATATGCCAGTAGATTTGATTTTGATAGATTTGGTGTATTTATGCGTCCTACTCCAAGGCAGGCTGATTGCATGATAGTTGCCGGGACTGTTGTGAAAAAAATGGCACCTGCTATTATAAGGTTATATCGTCAGATGCCTGAACCAAAATTTGTTATTTCTATGGGAAGTTGTGCTAATACCGGCGGACCGTTTTACAATTCGTATTCTGTCGTTAAAGGGGTAGATAAAATAATTCCGGTAGATATATATGTACCCGGTTGTCCGGTAAGACCTGAGGCATTAATGCATGCAGTAATTAAACTGCAGGAAAAAATTAAAAAAATGCATCTATAA
- a CDS encoding NADH-quinone oxidoreductase subunit J — protein MVGIIFYFTAGIIIISAILVVTLRNILHSALFLILCLIGVAGIYIILRADFFAAAQILVYVGGIMVLMLFTIMLTQKVTNTKFKQTNEQWFKSIVICGFILCTIIFAIPFAKILKLNSLIQNTGQSLPATTISLGKLLFGEYVLPFEVISLVLISALIGAVVFTRENKK, from the coding sequence ATGGTAGGGATAATTTTTTATTTTACGGCAGGTATAATTATTATATCGGCAATACTTGTAGTAACATTGCGTAATATTTTACATAGTGCTTTGTTCCTCATTCTATGCTTGATTGGTGTTGCAGGTATCTACATTATATTAAGGGCGGATTTTTTTGCGGCAGCGCAGATTTTAGTATACGTAGGCGGCATTATGGTCCTGATGTTATTTACAATTATGTTGACGCAAAAAGTTACAAATACAAAATTTAAGCAGACTAATGAACAATGGTTCAAGTCTATAGTAATATGTGGATTTATTTTGTGTACTATAATTTTCGCAATTCCATTCGCTAAAATATTAAAGTTAAATTCATTAATTCAAAATACAGGACAATCTTTGCCGGCGACGACAATATCTTTGGGAAAATTATTGTTCGGTGAATATGTTTTACCATTTGAAGTAATATCACTGGTTTTAATTTCAGCATTAATAGGTGCGGTTGTTTTCACAAGGGAAAATAAAAAATAA
- a CDS encoding CBS domain-containing protein, giving the protein MLKAKDVMTKKVVTISKDATLMDVMELLESKRITGIPVVDTGEKVIGIITEKDILNFAFTFSSNLRFMKVEEAMTKKVVSFTSDTDIDKISSCFTKSNFRRVPIIDGDKLVGIISRRDILHSLM; this is encoded by the coding sequence ATGTTAAAAGCAAAAGATGTTATGACAAAAAAAGTAGTTACTATATCTAAAGATGCTACTTTGATGGATGTAATGGAATTATTGGAGTCAAAGAGAATAACAGGGATACCTGTGGTTGATACCGGTGAAAAGGTTATAGGAATAATAACAGAAAAAGATATATTGAATTTTGCATTTACATTTAGCAGCAATTTGCGTTTCATGAAAGTCGAAGAAGCAATGACAAAAAAGGTCGTCAGTTTCACATCGGATACTGATATTGATAAAATATCATCATGTTTTACAAAGAGCAATTTTAGACGGGTTCCGATTATTGATGGAGACAAACTTGTAGGTATTATCAGCCGGAGAGATATACTCCATTCACTGATGTAA
- a CDS encoding NADH-quinone oxidoreductase subunit I yields the protein MKSYLLTIFNGFISLIKGFRITLKYLFTHAVTVRYPEQKLVLPDRFRGVLSYDKSICTGCGLCARICPSQCITLQTRKDEITGKRFVESYEVFNGRCNFCGLCVEICPLKIKAIKHTKNYEIVFYNREEMTTKW from the coding sequence ATGAAAAGTTATCTTTTAACTATTTTTAACGGATTTATAAGTTTAATAAAAGGATTTAGGATTACATTAAAATACCTTTTTACACATGCTGTTACTGTCCGGTATCCGGAACAAAAATTGGTTTTACCGGATAGGTTCCGCGGAGTGCTGAGTTACGATAAATCTATATGTACCGGATGTGGTTTATGTGCACGCATTTGTCCGTCCCAATGTATAACTTTACAAACGAGAAAAGATGAAATAACCGGAAAAAGATTTGTGGAATCTTATGAGGTATTCAACGGCAGATGTAATTTTTGCGGTTTATGTGTGGAAATCTGTCCGCTAAAAATTAAAGCTATAAAACATACTAAAAATTATGAAATTGTTTTTTATAATCGGGAAGAGATGACTACAAAATGGTAG
- a CDS encoding NADH-quinone oxidoreductase subunit M: MLSFITFLPLLAAMIILFTPKEREIFIRVIATLFSAIVLFLSIWLLLNFNTKTNQMQFVEQFSWIPAFNIKYFMGIDGLSLPLIMLTGLLSLLSIIYSYNINTRVKEYFFFLLILETGMLGVFVSLDLFLFYIFWEIMLVPMYFLIGIWGGPRKEYAAIKFFLYTLFGSVIMLLAILGLYFYSTPHTFNIMELINQNKDFSFKCQSIIFVALYVGFAIKIPAFPFHTWLPDAHVEAPTAISVILAGVLLKMGIYGLLRTSFPILPDAAKYFIIPFAVIGVINVVYGALVSMAQKDLKKMIAYSSISHMGYCMLGMASLNIIGFNGAVLQMVTHGIITGSLFLLVGVLYDRTHIRDIDGFGGLGVKLPIYTGIMITTSMASLGLPGLAGFVSEFMCFLGMFMSNKIIAVIAVTGVVITAGFFLIMIRKIFLGPLNTKWENLKDMSARELIAIIPLVILMIVIGVYPNPILKLMDTTLTSLIYVITK; this comes from the coding sequence ATGCTTAGTTTTATAACTTTTTTACCGTTATTAGCCGCAATGATTATACTCTTTACACCGAAAGAAAGAGAAATATTTATTCGCGTTATTGCAACTTTGTTTTCTGCGATAGTTCTTTTTCTAAGCATCTGGTTGTTATTAAATTTCAATACGAAAACTAACCAGATGCAGTTTGTAGAGCAATTCAGCTGGATACCGGCATTTAATATAAAGTATTTTATGGGTATAGACGGTCTGTCTTTACCGTTGATTATGCTTACGGGATTATTATCTTTGCTTTCCATCATTTATTCTTACAACATAAATACCCGTGTAAAAGAATATTTTTTCTTTTTACTTATTCTTGAGACAGGAATGTTAGGGGTTTTTGTATCATTGGATTTATTTTTGTTTTACATTTTCTGGGAAATAATGCTGGTTCCTATGTATTTTCTTATAGGAATATGGGGCGGACCCAGAAAAGAATACGCAGCCATAAAATTTTTCTTATACACTTTGTTTGGTAGTGTTATAATGTTACTTGCCATACTTGGGCTATATTTTTATTCTACTCCGCATACTTTTAATATTATGGAACTAATTAATCAGAACAAGGATTTTAGTTTTAAGTGTCAATCAATAATTTTTGTTGCATTATATGTAGGGTTTGCCATAAAAATACCAGCTTTTCCTTTCCACACATGGCTACCTGATGCACATGTTGAAGCACCGACGGCTATTTCTGTTATATTAGCCGGTGTTTTACTTAAAATGGGTATTTATGGTTTATTGCGTACCAGTTTCCCGATATTACCTGATGCGGCAAAATATTTTATTATTCCGTTTGCTGTTATAGGTGTAATAAATGTTGTTTATGGCGCTCTGGTTTCAATGGCGCAAAAAGATTTGAAAAAAATGATTGCTTATTCTTCAATTAGTCATATGGGTTATTGCATGCTTGGTATGGCATCCCTTAACATTATCGGTTTTAACGGTGCTGTGCTGCAGATGGTAACGCATGGTATTATAACCGGTAGCTTATTTTTACTTGTAGGAGTTCTGTACGATAGGACACATATAAGGGACATAGACGGGTTTGGCGGACTGGGAGTAAAGTTGCCGATTTATACCGGTATAATGATAACTACAAGCATGGCATCATTGGGTCTACCGGGTTTGGCAGGATTTGTAAGTGAATTTATGTGTTTTTTGGGTATGTTTATGTCCAATAAGATAATTGCTGTAATAGCTGTGACAGGCGTAGTGATAACTGCAGGTTTTTTCCTTATAATGATAAGAAAGATTTTCCTTGGACCGTTGAATACAAAATGGGAAAATCTGAAAGATATGTCCGCTCGCGAACTTATTGCTATTATACCTTTAGTAATACTTATGATTGTTATAGGTGTATATCCTAATCCGATATTGAAGCTTATGGACACAACACTAACAAGTTTAATTTATGTAATAACAAAATAA
- the nuoH gene encoding NADH-quinone oxidoreductase subunit NuoH, with the protein MVIYDIFITFVQVIIVLVFLIVTVLFLVWWERKISAHMQVRLGPMRTGGWHGWAQTIADAIKLFLKEDIVPECADKWLHLLAPVIVFIPAFLCYAVIPFGENLSVADIDLGILYIFAISSITVIGVIIAGWSSGNKYSLIGGLRAGAQMISYEIPRILSIVPVLMSAESLNMNRIVKHQHNYHWFIFYPVVGIISFFIYLTSSIAETNRVPFDIPEAESELVSGYNTEYSGLKFAFFFLAEFLYMFLASCIATTLFLGGGNGPILPSSIWFLLKTYFIVFIFMWVRWTLPRLRVDRMMEFNWKFLIPLSFANILLAGFVLLFI; encoded by the coding sequence ATGGTTATTTATGATATTTTTATTACATTTGTTCAGGTAATTATTGTTCTTGTATTTCTAATAGTTACGGTTCTTTTTCTTGTATGGTGGGAAAGAAAAATATCCGCACATATGCAAGTTAGGTTGGGTCCTATGCGGACCGGTGGCTGGCATGGTTGGGCACAGACGATTGCAGATGCTATAAAATTATTTTTAAAAGAAGATATCGTTCCGGAGTGCGCCGATAAATGGTTACATCTATTAGCACCTGTAATAGTTTTTATACCGGCATTTCTATGTTATGCTGTTATACCTTTTGGTGAAAATCTTTCTGTAGCAGATATAGATTTAGGAATATTGTATATATTTGCTATTTCAAGCATAACAGTAATAGGAGTGATTATAGCAGGATGGAGTTCCGGCAACAAATATAGTCTGATAGGAGGATTAAGGGCAGGAGCACAGATGATTTCATATGAAATACCGCGTATTTTATCTATAGTTCCAGTACTGATGTCGGCTGAATCGTTGAATATGAATAGGATTGTAAAACACCAGCATAATTATCACTGGTTTATTTTTTATCCGGTAGTAGGTATAATATCCTTTTTTATTTATTTAACTTCTTCAATAGCAGAGACAAACCGTGTGCCGTTTGATATACCCGAAGCAGAATCAGAACTTGTTTCAGGGTATAATACGGAATATTCCGGATTGAAGTTTGCGTTTTTTTTCCTGGCAGAATTTTTATATATGTTTTTAGCATCTTGCATTGCCACTACATTGTTTTTAGGTGGTGGAAACGGACCCATTTTACCTTCATCAATATGGTTTTTGCTAAAGACGTATTTTATTGTATTTATATTTATGTGGGTAAGATGGACTCTTCCCCGTTTAAGAGTGGATAGAATGATGGAATTTAACTGGAAATTTCTTATCCCGTTAAGTTTTGCGAATATACTTTTAGCAGGTTTTGTTCTCCTTTTCATATGA
- a CDS encoding NADH-quinone oxidoreductase subunit N, with protein sequence MAELALPISDTTNNMELIKLIIPELIISIAGLIIMFFSTLNLRNKDDIILFISSISVVGTIVYLFALPSLQQIDMFTSDTFSVYFKILILAASILIIFLSYDYFKKEKEHKLSTVGFGEYIALSLFAVSGMMFLVSSNNLLMLYISMELISIPFYILTGYLRKDLKSSEGAIKYFLIGAFSSAIMVYGISLLFGITGTLNYNEILRFITYPNSVFDSRFIILALFFILVGFGFKVSLVPFHTWAPDVFEGAPTPVAAFISVAPKIAGLVAIIRFFNYTIPHSSINLSLIFAVLSAVTMTVGNLIAIQQKNIKRLLAYSSISQIGYMFIGITVADKLGIEAVMMYTLAYLFMNLGVWTCVITISDNIKSDEISDYSGISQHSLGLSLVLAVFLLSLTGIPPFSGFIGKFYLFASAIKTNYIWLAVVGVLNSVISLYYYLRIVYYMFFKNSNQKNIVKPSPIVTSVLIITLLFTITIGILPQRFINIIQNIAFNLR encoded by the coding sequence GTGGCAGAGCTTGCTCTGCCTATATCCGATACTACAAATAATATGGAACTTATAAAACTAATTATACCGGAATTGATAATAAGTATAGCTGGATTGATAATAATGTTCTTTAGTACGCTTAATTTAAGAAATAAAGATGACATTATTCTGTTTATATCTTCTATATCGGTGGTTGGTACTATTGTATATTTATTTGCATTGCCCAGTTTGCAGCAGATAGATATGTTTACAAGCGATACTTTTTCAGTATATTTTAAAATACTAATTCTTGCTGCATCTATATTAATAATATTTCTTTCGTATGATTATTTTAAGAAAGAAAAAGAGCACAAATTATCTACAGTCGGTTTCGGGGAATATATCGCTCTCTCGTTATTTGCTGTTTCCGGTATGATGTTTCTGGTTTCATCAAATAATCTGCTGATGTTATACATATCAATGGAGCTAATAAGTATTCCATTTTATATTCTGACCGGCTATTTGCGCAAAGATTTAAAATCCAGTGAAGGTGCTATAAAATATTTTTTGATAGGAGCATTTTCATCCGCTATAATGGTGTATGGAATTTCGCTTCTTTTCGGTATTACAGGAACACTTAATTACAATGAAATCCTGAGGTTCATTACATATCCGAATTCCGTTTTTGATTCAAGGTTTATTATTTTAGCATTATTTTTTATACTTGTAGGATTCGGTTTCAAAGTTTCTTTAGTACCGTTTCATACTTGGGCGCCGGATGTTTTCGAGGGTGCACCAACACCTGTTGCAGCGTTTATATCTGTAGCACCTAAAATAGCCGGGCTGGTTGCTATAATACGTTTTTTTAATTACACAATACCGCATAGCAGTATAAATCTGAGTTTAATATTTGCTGTTTTATCAGCAGTAACTATGACAGTAGGGAATCTGATTGCGATTCAGCAGAAGAATATCAAGCGTCTTCTGGCATATTCTTCAATATCGCAGATAGGATATATGTTTATCGGTATTACTGTGGCAGATAAATTAGGTATAGAAGCGGTCATGATGTATACTCTGGCATATTTGTTTATGAATTTAGGTGTATGGACTTGTGTAATTACCATTTCTGATAATATCAAGTCGGATGAAATATCTGATTATTCAGGAATATCACAGCACTCATTAGGATTATCATTGGTATTAGCGGTTTTTCTGTTGTCTTTGACAGGCATTCCACCTTTTTCAGGTTTTATAGGAAAATTTTACTTATTCGCAAGTGCAATAAAAACAAATTATATATGGCTGGCAGTAGTCGGTGTTTTAAACAGCGTTATTTCATTGTATTACTATTTAAGGATTGTTTACTATATGTTTTTCAAAAATAGTAATCAAAAAAATATAGTAAAGCCCTCGCCTATAGTAACTTCCGTCCTGATAATCACACTCCTTTTTACAATTACAATAGGCATATTACCGCAACGATTCATTAACATAATCCAAAACATAGCGTTCAATTTGCGTTAA
- the nuoK gene encoding NADH-quinone oxidoreductase subunit NuoK: MEITLIHYIVLSGILFVIGIFGVLTRRNIIGILMSIELMFNAANINLIAFNKYVIPYKLTGHIFAIFVITLAVAEAAVGLTLVLAVYRNFETVFIEKINLMKG, translated from the coding sequence ATGGAAATTACATTAATACATTATATAGTTTTATCGGGGATACTTTTTGTTATAGGGATATTCGGTGTGCTTACACGCCGAAATATCATCGGTATCCTTATGTCTATAGAACTTATGTTCAATGCAGCAAACATAAATTTAATTGCATTCAACAAATATGTTATACCATATAAATTAACAGGTCATATTTTCGCAATATTTGTTATTACTTTGGCAGTAGCAGAAGCTGCTGTCGGACTGACATTGGTGTTGGCGGTATATCGCAATTTTGAAACAGTTTTTATAGAAAAAATCAATCTTATGAAGGGTTAG
- the nuoL gene encoding NADH-quinone oxidoreductase subunit L, with product MQQYLYLVPVIPLVCAIIMFFFGKYFPKKGVFIGITGIFISFLISLKTLIVLIVTTSGTVTQELSLKWFAVGHYQFELGIIVDGLSVIMITMVTFISFLIQIYSMGYMEDDLRYMRFFSYLSLFTASMLGLVLSNNFIQLFICWELVGLCSYLLIGFWFEKKSAALAGNKAFITTKIGDFGFYIGIFLLFATFGTFNILQIQQMSQHHTMSNLLMTAIPLFLFCGAVGKSAQFPLHVWLPDAMEGPTPVSALIHAATMVAAGVYMVVRCYFLFSLSATALNVVCVIGIITAFLAGTMALVTIDLKRVLAFSTISQLGYMMLALGVGNPVAGMFHLITHAFFKALLFLCAGSVIHAVHTNDMNDMGSLHGKMKITSITFLIGSLSISGIWPFAGFFSKDEILISIYNSGNMGLYIVATLVAFLTAFYMFRAYFLTFTGVPRNMEKYKHCHESPFNMSFALIVLSVFAVILGKILTVNNIFGRLLNYAGDNNEQNKSLLVPVISSIVAFLGIGLAYIMYYSKILKVEKFAKELKGIHKLLINKYYFDEMYQLALIKPMFSLTKILSTFDLKVIDGAVNGFATGTRLISKIKNTFDIYVIDFLVNSVANAVNLFGKLLRKLQTGLVQNYLLFITLGLGILLLIQLF from the coding sequence ATGCAACAATACTTATATCTTGTGCCGGTTATACCTTTAGTATGTGCAATAATTATGTTTTTCTTCGGGAAATATTTTCCTAAAAAAGGAGTATTTATTGGTATAACAGGAATATTCATATCATTTTTAATTTCATTAAAAACACTTATAGTTCTTATTGTAACAACATCAGGAACAGTTACTCAAGAACTATCATTGAAATGGTTTGCCGTAGGACATTATCAATTTGAGTTAGGTATTATTGTTGATGGACTATCAGTAATTATGATAACAATGGTAACATTTATAAGTTTCCTTATCCAGATATATTCAATGGGATATATGGAAGATGATTTAAGATACATGCGATTTTTTTCATATCTTTCTTTGTTTACTGCTTCAATGTTAGGTTTAGTTCTCTCAAATAACTTTATACAACTATTCATTTGTTGGGAATTGGTAGGGTTATGTTCTTATCTGTTGATAGGGTTCTGGTTTGAGAAAAAATCAGCTGCATTAGCCGGCAATAAAGCATTCATAACCACTAAAATAGGGGATTTTGGGTTCTACATAGGAATATTTTTATTATTTGCTACATTCGGCACATTTAACATTCTTCAAATTCAGCAGATGTCTCAACACCATACGATGTCCAACCTTTTAATGACTGCTATACCACTATTTCTTTTTTGCGGTGCTGTAGGTAAATCAGCCCAATTTCCTTTACATGTATGGTTACCTGACGCCATGGAAGGACCGACACCTGTTTCAGCGTTAATTCATGCAGCTACTATGGTTGCAGCAGGTGTTTATATGGTTGTCAGATGTTATTTCCTTTTTTCGTTATCAGCAACAGCGTTGAATGTGGTTTGTGTTATAGGTATCATAACAGCATTTTTAGCAGGTACAATGGCTTTAGTAACGATTGATTTAAAACGTGTTTTAGCATTTTCAACAATATCCCAGTTAGGATATATGATGTTGGCACTCGGTGTCGGCAATCCTGTTGCAGGAATGTTTCATTTAATAACACACGCATTTTTTAAGGCACTTCTGTTTTTATGTGCCGGTAGCGTAATACACGCGGTACATACAAACGATATGAATGATATGGGCAGTTTGCACGGTAAAATGAAAATTACTTCAATTACATTTCTTATTGGAAGTTTATCCATATCAGGTATATGGCCATTTGCAGGATTTTTTTCAAAAGATGAAATTCTAATTTCTATATATAACAGCGGTAATATGGGTCTGTATATAGTTGCAACGTTAGTGGCATTTTTAACGGCATTTTATATGTTCAGAGCATACTTTCTTACTTTTACAGGCGTACCCCGGAATATGGAGAAATATAAGCATTGCCATGAATCGCCTTTTAATATGTCATTTGCATTAATAGTTTTATCCGTATTTGCTGTTATATTAGGCAAAATATTAACTGTAAATAATATTTTCGGACGGTTATTGAATTATGCAGGTGATAATAATGAACAAAACAAATCTTTATTAGTGCCGGTTATTTCATCTATTGTTGCATTTTTAGGAATAGGACTTGCATATATAATGTATTATTCAAAAATACTCAAAGTGGAGAAGTTTGCAAAAGAGCTAAAAGGCATACATAAATTACTTATTAATAAATATTATTTTGATGAAATGTATCAGTTGGCGTTAATTAAACCTATGTTTTCATTAACTAAAATTCTATCAACGTTCGATTTAAAAGTTATTGATGGCGCAGTAAACGGTTTTGCCACGGGGACACGTTTAATAAGTAAAATTAAAAACACGTTTGATATATATGTAATTGATTTTCTGGTCAATTCTGTCGCAAACGCAGTAAATTTATTCGGAAAATTATTACGTAAATTGCAGACAGGATTAGTACAAAATTATCTGCTTTTTATAACGTTAGGACTGGGTATTTTATTATTAATACAATTATTTTAA
- the ndhC gene encoding NADH-quinone oxidoreductase subunit A → MNKGYLPVLFFIIIGIGFVVIGLTLAYLLRVFKYDEVKNTTYECGIEPFGSSWIQFNVRYYVFALIFIIFDIEAVYLYPWAVTFKQLGITSFLEMLIFIMILFLGLIYAWRKGALEW, encoded by the coding sequence ATGAACAAAGGATATTTACCTGTTTTATTTTTTATTATTATTGGAATAGGATTTGTCGTAATCGGATTGACACTTGCATATTTACTTCGTGTATTTAAATATGACGAAGTTAAAAATACCACATATGAATGCGGTATTGAACCGTTTGGTTCTTCATGGATACAGTTTAATGTTCGCTATTATGTATTTGCATTGATATTTATAATATTTGATATAGAAGCGGTATATCTTTATCCTTGGGCAGTTACGTTCAAACAACTCGGAATAACAAGTTTTTTGGAGATGTTGATATTTATAATGATACTTTTTTTAGGATTAATATATGCCTGGCGTAAAGGAGCATTAGAATGGTAA